From a region of the Neisseria subflava genome:
- a CDS encoding DUF502 domain-containing protein, which produces MTEAAAESGKIAKALKKYLITGVLVWLPIAVTIWAMSYIISAADRLINLLPESWQPQHFWGFNIPGLGIVAATVVLFVTGVFAANVLGRRILGAWDSLLGRIPVVKSIYSSVKKVSESLLSDSSRSFKTPVLVPFPQPGIWTIAFVSGHIPDKLKGSLPQDDDYISVYVPTTPNPTGGYYIMVKKSDVRELDMSVDQALKYVISLGMVMPDDLPVKALPAQKPSEDGDTEHNN; this is translated from the coding sequence ATGACAGAAGCCGCAGCCGAAAGCGGAAAAATCGCCAAGGCTTTAAAGAAATACTTGATTACAGGCGTGCTGGTTTGGTTGCCGATTGCCGTAACCATCTGGGCGATGAGCTACATCATCTCCGCCGCCGACAGACTGATCAACCTATTACCGGAAAGCTGGCAGCCCCAGCATTTCTGGGGGTTCAACATTCCCGGCTTGGGCATCGTCGCCGCCACAGTCGTCTTGTTCGTTACCGGTGTATTCGCCGCCAACGTATTGGGCAGACGGATTCTCGGCGCATGGGACAGCCTTTTGGGTCGGATTCCCGTCGTCAAATCCATCTACTCCAGCGTTAAAAAAGTTTCCGAATCCCTGCTCTCCGACAGCAGCCGCTCGTTCAAAACCCCCGTACTGGTTCCCTTTCCGCAACCGGGCATTTGGACGATAGCCTTTGTTTCCGGCCATATCCCCGACAAACTCAAAGGCAGCCTGCCGCAAGACGACGACTATATTTCCGTTTACGTCCCAACCACGCCCAACCCGACCGGCGGCTATTACATCATGGTTAAAAAAAGCGACGTTCGCGAGCTGGACATGAGCGTGGATCAGGCATTGAAATATGTAATTTCGCTGGGCATGGTCATGCCGGACGACTTACCGGTTAAAGCCCTGCCAGCCCAAAAGCCATCAGAAGACGGTGATACCGAACATAACAATTAA
- a CDS encoding phospholipase A, with protein sequence MNKMLKHFLSIGFIAAAPLAAADTALHCTTIQDNATRLACYDNIYSAQLPPQSPLPQAQTETAKTPVDLEQSVRKSIEKKEAAIVFDNPTHPNISDDVLSETADSYTPLSLMYDLDKNDTRGLLSVREHNPMYLMPVWYNSSPNYYPESPSRGVTTQEKFSEQKRLETKMQVSFKSKIAEDLFKTRADVWFGYTQKSDWQIFNQGRKSAPFRNTDYEPEIFITQPVKAGLPFGGKLRMVGAGFVHQSNGQSRPESRSWNRVYAMAGMEWGKLTVIPRVWMRAFDQKGDDDDNPDINKYMGYGDLKVQYRFNDKQNVYSVLRYNPKSGRGAVEAAYTFPIKGKLKGVVRGFHGYGESLIDYNHKQNGIGFGLMFNDWDGI encoded by the coding sequence ATGAACAAGATGTTGAAACATTTCCTAAGTATCGGATTCATTGCCGCCGCCCCGCTGGCCGCCGCCGATACCGCCCTACACTGCACCACCATTCAAGACAACGCCACCCGTTTGGCGTGTTATGACAACATCTACTCGGCGCAACTCCCTCCTCAATCCCCACTGCCGCAAGCGCAAACCGAAACCGCCAAAACACCGGTTGACCTCGAACAAAGCGTCCGCAAGAGCATTGAGAAAAAAGAAGCGGCCATCGTATTCGACAACCCTACCCATCCGAATATTTCAGACGACGTATTAAGCGAAACTGCCGACAGCTACACCCCCTTAAGCCTGATGTACGATTTGGATAAAAACGACACGCGCGGCCTGTTGAGCGTACGCGAGCATAATCCTATGTACCTCATGCCCGTTTGGTACAACAGCAGCCCCAACTACTACCCGGAATCCCCCAGTCGCGGCGTAACCACGCAGGAAAAATTCAGCGAACAGAAACGCCTCGAAACCAAAATGCAGGTTTCCTTCAAAAGCAAGATTGCCGAAGATTTATTCAAAACCCGTGCCGACGTATGGTTTGGCTATACCCAAAAATCCGACTGGCAAATCTTCAACCAAGGCCGCAAATCCGCTCCGTTCCGCAACACTGACTACGAGCCTGAAATCTTCATTACCCAACCCGTTAAAGCAGGCCTGCCTTTCGGCGGCAAACTGCGTATGGTTGGCGCAGGTTTTGTTCACCAATCCAACGGTCAAAGCCGCCCCGAATCACGCTCATGGAACCGGGTTTACGCCATGGCCGGCATGGAATGGGGCAAGCTGACCGTCATTCCTAGGGTTTGGATGCGCGCCTTCGACCAAAAAGGAGATGACGATGACAATCCGGACATCAACAAATACATGGGCTACGGCGACTTGAAAGTCCAATACCGCTTCAATGACAAACAAAATGTTTATTCCGTCCTGCGTTACAATCCGAAAAGCGGACGCGGCGCCGTTGAAGCGGCCTATACTTTCCCCATCAAAGGTAAACTCAAAGGCGTTGTCCGCGGCTTCCACGGCTACGGCGAAAGTCTGATTGACTACAACCACAAACAAAACGGCATCGGCTTCGGCCTGATGTTCAACGACTGGGACGGCATCTAA
- the rpsT gene encoding 30S ribosomal protein S20: MANSAQARKRARQSVKQRAHNASLRTAFRTAVKKVLKAVEAGDKAAAQAVYQESVKVIDRIADKGVFHKNKAARHKSRLSAKVKALA, translated from the coding sequence ATGGCAAACAGCGCACAAGCCCGCAAACGTGCTCGCCAGTCGGTTAAACAACGCGCCCACAACGCCAGCCTGCGTACTGCATTCCGTACCGCTGTGAAAAAAGTGTTGAAAGCAGTTGAAGCCGGCGACAAAGCTGCTGCTCAAGCAGTTTACCAAGAATCCGTTAAAGTCATCGACCGCATCGCTGACAAAGGCGTATTCCACAAAAACAAAGCAGCCCGTCATAAAAGCCGTCTGTCTGCTAAAGTAAAAGCTTTGGCTTAA